A section of the Candidatus Hydrogenedentota bacterium genome encodes:
- a CDS encoding sialidase family protein has product MEFVWPPAVCFVIAAACLVSAAPAASAGEQSGPPGYYTLPIIDLSHDLERQVVVDREPGQYLGHPTTVLLEDNRTMICVYPKGHGRGAIVMKRSEDAGKTWSGRLPVPENWATSQEVPTIYSVVDKEGVKRLIMFSGLYPIRMAVSEDDGVTWSPLEPIGDFGGIVAMASLVRLKNGDYLAFFHDDGRFFKGENKEGPFIVYSTRSTDGGLTWGAPGIVARHPEAHLCEPGAVRSPDGSQIALLLRENSRKFNSFVTFSNDEGETWSGPVQLPASLTGDRHTAKYAPDGRLVIVFRDTTLISPTQGDFVGWVGAYDDIAQGREGQYRLRLLDNTKGADTSYPGLELLPDGTFVTTTYGHWVQGEEPYIISVRFALDEIDAKAARLPRQSRLFVGGEDGYDTYRIPSLVVTPSGSLLAFCEGRKTSGSDTGDIDLLLKRSEDNGTTWGQQQLVWDDGPNTCGNPCPVVDETTGTVWLLLTHNLGQDRESAIVNGESEGTRTVWVTNSADDGLTWAPPKEITATTKKPEWTWYATGPGVGIQLRLGGHKGRLLIPCDHIVAETKTYHSHVIYSDDHGQTWQLGGETGDTVNECQVIERKDGSLLLNSRRWHTNSMPGRAIATSSDAGMTWTELSSDPVLIEPRCQASLLRYAPSDAEGPPFVLFSNPADSAERYKMLVRLSTDDGRTWPAWKCLFAGPAAYSCLAVLKDGTIACLYERGAEHRSDEIAFATFSLEWLGEGTLDE; this is encoded by the coding sequence ATGGAGTTCGTGTGGCCGCCTGCCGTGTGTTTCGTGATAGCCGCTGCGTGCCTGGTATCGGCGGCGCCTGCAGCGAGTGCAGGCGAGCAATCCGGCCCGCCCGGGTACTACACGCTCCCCATCATTGACCTGTCCCACGACCTTGAACGCCAGGTTGTGGTGGACCGCGAACCCGGCCAGTATCTCGGCCATCCCACGACGGTCCTGCTCGAAGACAATCGAACCATGATCTGCGTGTATCCGAAAGGCCATGGCCGGGGCGCTATTGTGATGAAACGTAGCGAGGACGCAGGAAAGACCTGGAGCGGCCGTCTTCCGGTTCCGGAGAACTGGGCGACATCTCAGGAAGTACCCACTATCTACAGTGTTGTGGACAAGGAGGGCGTGAAACGGCTGATCATGTTCTCGGGGTTGTACCCCATCCGCATGGCGGTATCCGAGGACGACGGCGTTACGTGGTCACCCCTCGAGCCCATCGGCGATTTTGGCGGGATTGTGGCCATGGCTTCGCTGGTCCGCTTGAAGAACGGCGATTACCTGGCGTTTTTCCACGATGACGGGCGCTTTTTCAAGGGCGAGAACAAGGAAGGCCCTTTCATCGTCTACTCGACCCGTTCGACGGACGGCGGGTTGACATGGGGCGCGCCCGGGATCGTCGCGCGGCATCCGGAAGCCCATCTATGCGAACCCGGCGCGGTACGCTCGCCGGATGGCAGCCAGATCGCCCTGTTGCTGCGCGAGAACAGCCGCAAATTCAACTCGTTCGTGACGTTCAGCAATGATGAGGGCGAGACGTGGTCCGGGCCGGTCCAGTTGCCCGCCAGCCTGACGGGGGACCGCCATACCGCCAAGTACGCTCCTGACGGGCGCCTGGTCATCGTCTTCCGGGATACGACCCTGATCAGCCCTACCCAAGGGGATTTCGTGGGCTGGGTCGGCGCCTACGACGACATTGCGCAGGGGCGCGAGGGACAATACCGGCTGCGCCTGCTCGACAACACCAAGGGCGCGGATACATCTTACCCAGGCTTGGAACTCTTGCCGGACGGCACGTTTGTCACGACGACCTACGGCCACTGGGTTCAAGGAGAAGAACCCTATATCATAAGCGTCCGCTTTGCGCTTGATGAGATTGACGCCAAGGCGGCCCGGCTGCCGCGCCAGAGCCGCTTGTTTGTGGGCGGCGAGGACGGCTATGACACCTACCGCATCCCCTCACTCGTCGTGACGCCGAGCGGGTCCCTGCTCGCGTTCTGCGAAGGACGCAAGACCAGCGGCAGCGATACGGGCGATATCGACTTGCTCCTCAAACGCAGCGAAGACAACGGGACAACCTGGGGCCAGCAGCAGCTCGTATGGGACGACGGGCCCAATACCTGCGGCAATCCCTGCCCCGTGGTAGACGAAACGACCGGGACGGTCTGGCTCTTGTTGACCCACAACCTCGGGCAGGACCGGGAAAGCGCGATTGTCAACGGCGAGAGCGAAGGCACCCGCACGGTGTGGGTAACGAACAGCGCGGACGACGGCCTCACTTGGGCGCCGCCGAAGGAAATCACGGCAACAACGAAGAAACCCGAGTGGACGTGGTACGCGACCGGCCCCGGTGTTGGCATCCAGTTGCGTCTCGGCGGCCACAAAGGCCGCCTTCTGATCCCATGCGACCATATCGTGGCTGAAACCAAGACTTACCACTCTCATGTGATCTATTCCGATGACCACGGCCAGACGTGGCAGCTTGGCGGCGAAACAGGGGATACCGTTAACGAGTGCCAGGTCATCGAGCGAAAGGACGGGAGTCTCTTGTTGAACAGCCGCCGCTGGCATACCAATTCCATGCCGGGACGCGCCATCGCCACCAGTTCAGATGCGGGCATGACATGGACGGAACTCTCGAGCGACCCGGTTCTCATCGAGCCGCGCTGCCAGGCAAGCCTGCTCCGATACGCGCCGAGCGACGCCGAGGGGCCTCCGTTCGTGCTCTTCTCGAACCCCGCCGACAGTGCCGAGCGGTATAAGATGTTGGTGCGGCTCAGCACGGACGACGGCCGCACGTGGCCCGCGTGGAAGTGTCTCTTTGCGGGTCCGGCGGCGTACTCGTGCCTTGCAGTGCTCAAAGACGGTACGATAGCGTGTTTGTACGAGCGCGGCGCAGAGCACCGTTCGGATGAGATCGCGTTCGCGACCTTCTCCCTGGAGTGGCTGGGAGAAGGGACCCTTGACGAGTAG
- a CDS encoding glycoside hydrolase family 127 protein translates to MAMFRLAAAVFLALVGTTVAAYGASDYPIRPVPFAQVRVADPFWSPRQATSLAVTIPYCFKKCEETHRIDNFAVAAGMKQGKFEGIFFNDSDVVKVVEGAAYALSLRDDPQLDAYLDDLIAKIAGAQEPDGYLYTCRTIDPENPPNGAGKTRWSNLQSSHELYNIGHMYEAAVAHHQATGKNTLLDVARKSADLVDRVFGPDGIRNVPGHQEIEIGLCRLYRETGEERYVQLARIFIDERGHENGRKKFGENLQDHLPLIEQAEAVGHAVRAGYFYTGAADVAALTGEQAYIPALDRIWNDVVSGKIYITGGTAAQRQGEAFGPAYFLPNKEAYNETCAAIANILWNHRMFLLHGEAKYIDVLERTLYNGFLAGISLEGDTFFYPNPLESDGVYGFNHGAATREPWFGCACCPVNIARFVPSLANYVYGQRNGEVFLNLFVGGEASLDVAGTPVTITQNGRYPWDGEIEIAVEPTEPVEFTFNVRIPGWAQGQPLPSDLYRYQNPDRGGFKLLVNGESQTPELAKGYAPLKRSWRKGDVVHLTLPMPVRRVLAHDKVEADRGRAAVERGPIVYCAEGVDNDGRVRNIVLPDDAALKTEHVARLLDGVTVIKGHGYKRQRNEDGGESLEESEVTLIPYYGWSHRGVGEMQVWLARTADAAEIPPVPTIASTSVPTASHLNAADSLAALNDQQEPKNSNDQTIPRFTWWDHRGALEWVQYELKEPRTVSSIEVYWFDDTGVGQCRVPECWRLVYRDGDAWKRVEDPSEYGLARDTYNKTAFRPVETDALRLTVKLQPDFSGGILEWRVNR, encoded by the coding sequence ATGGCGATGTTTCGGTTAGCAGCAGCAGTATTTCTTGCCCTTGTGGGCACGACGGTGGCCGCATACGGGGCGAGCGACTACCCGATTCGGCCCGTACCGTTCGCGCAAGTGCGTGTGGCCGATCCGTTCTGGTCGCCGCGGCAGGCAACGAGCCTCGCCGTCACCATCCCTTACTGCTTCAAGAAATGCGAAGAGACGCATCGTATCGACAACTTTGCCGTGGCCGCGGGTATGAAGCAAGGGAAGTTCGAGGGCATTTTCTTCAACGATTCCGACGTGGTCAAGGTAGTCGAGGGCGCGGCGTATGCGCTGTCTTTGCGCGATGACCCGCAGCTGGATGCTTATCTTGACGATCTAATCGCGAAGATTGCCGGAGCCCAGGAACCCGATGGATACCTGTACACGTGCCGGACCATCGACCCGGAGAATCCGCCCAACGGCGCAGGCAAGACGCGCTGGTCAAACCTCCAGTCGAGCCATGAGCTATACAACATCGGCCACATGTACGAGGCGGCAGTGGCCCACCATCAGGCCACGGGCAAGAATACTCTTTTAGACGTCGCCCGGAAATCCGCGGATCTTGTTGACCGCGTCTTCGGTCCTGATGGCATTCGAAATGTCCCCGGCCATCAGGAGATCGAGATCGGACTGTGCCGTCTCTACCGGGAGACCGGCGAGGAACGCTACGTGCAACTTGCCCGGATCTTTATCGATGAGCGCGGGCATGAAAACGGCCGGAAGAAGTTCGGCGAGAACCTGCAAGACCACCTCCCCCTGATTGAGCAGGCCGAGGCAGTTGGCCACGCCGTGCGGGCGGGCTATTTTTACACCGGCGCAGCCGATGTCGCCGCGCTGACGGGCGAACAGGCCTACATCCCCGCACTCGACCGCATCTGGAACGACGTGGTTTCGGGCAAGATCTACATCACGGGCGGCACCGCTGCCCAGCGCCAGGGAGAAGCATTCGGACCAGCATATTTCCTGCCCAACAAAGAGGCATACAACGAGACCTGCGCGGCGATTGCCAACATTCTGTGGAACCACCGCATGTTCCTGCTGCATGGCGAAGCAAAGTACATTGACGTGCTCGAGCGCACCCTTTACAACGGCTTCCTTGCGGGGATTTCGCTCGAGGGGGACACGTTCTTCTACCCGAATCCGTTGGAGAGCGACGGCGTCTACGGCTTTAACCACGGGGCTGCGACCCGGGAGCCCTGGTTTGGCTGTGCCTGTTGTCCGGTCAACATTGCCCGTTTCGTTCCGTCGTTGGCCAACTACGTCTATGGACAACGAAATGGCGAAGTCTTTTTGAATCTGTTTGTTGGCGGCGAAGCATCTCTGGACGTTGCCGGTACGCCGGTTACGATCACCCAGAACGGGCGTTATCCCTGGGATGGCGAGATCGAAATCGCAGTGGAGCCCACGGAACCGGTCGAGTTTACGTTTAACGTGCGCATTCCCGGCTGGGCGCAGGGACAGCCGCTTCCAAGCGATCTGTACCGTTACCAGAATCCCGATAGGGGCGGATTCAAGTTGTTGGTGAATGGCGAGTCCCAAACACCGGAGCTCGCGAAGGGCTATGCGCCCCTGAAACGCTCGTGGCGCAAGGGCGATGTGGTCCACTTGACGTTGCCCATGCCCGTTCGGCGGGTACTCGCGCACGACAAGGTCGAGGCCGATCGTGGACGCGCGGCCGTCGAACGCGGGCCGATTGTGTACTGTGCGGAAGGCGTTGATAACGACGGGCGTGTCAGGAATATTGTCTTGCCGGACGACGCTGCATTGAAAACTGAACACGTCGCGCGGCTGCTCGACGGCGTGACGGTCATCAAAGGCCATGGCTACAAGCGCCAGCGCAACGAGGACGGCGGAGAGAGTTTGGAGGAGTCCGAGGTCACGCTGATCCCGTACTATGGGTGGTCTCACCGGGGCGTCGGCGAAATGCAGGTGTGGCTGGCGCGGACGGCGGATGCAGCCGAGATTCCCCCGGTTCCCACGATTGCCTCGACCAGCGTGCCCACGGCTTCCCACCTCAACGCGGCGGACAGCCTCGCGGCATTGAACGACCAGCAGGAACCGAAGAACTCCAACGATCAGACCATTCCCCGGTTCACATGGTGGGACCACCGGGGCGCGCTAGAATGGGTTCAATACGAGCTGAAGGAGCCCCGGACCGTGTCGTCCATTGAGGTGTACTGGTTCGATGACACCGGCGTGGGCCAATGCCGCGTTCCGGAGTGCTGGCGGCTGGTGTACCGTGATGGAGATGCATGGAAGCGCGTCGAGGACCCCTCGGAATACGGTCTCGCGAGAGATACGTACAACAAGACCGCGTTTCGCCCCGTGGAAACCGACGCGCTGCGGCTCACCGTGAAACTGCAGCCGGACTTTTCGGGCGGGATCCTCGAGTGGCGCGTGAACAGGTAG
- a CDS encoding cupin domain-containing protein produces the protein MSRLYVIRNTADVASVPCPCGQAWRIITGADNDLLSVHRVSISGTAKVHYHQWLMEYYIILEGSGEVMPDDERIPVRPNDVIMVAPGTRHALDGELEIINVVCPPFDSNDEHVVEE, from the coding sequence ATGTCAAGACTTTACGTTATAAGGAATACGGCGGATGTCGCTTCTGTGCCCTGTCCGTGCGGACAGGCGTGGCGCATTATAACCGGCGCTGACAATGACTTGCTCAGCGTGCACCGCGTCTCCATCTCTGGAACGGCCAAAGTCCACTATCACCAATGGCTTATGGAGTATTACATTATTCTCGAGGGCTCGGGCGAGGTAATGCCGGACGATGAGCGCATCCCGGTCCGCCCGAATGACGTGATCATGGTCGCCCCAGGCACCCGGCACGCGCTCGATGGCGAACTCGAGATCATTAATGTCGTCTGTCCACCCTTCGACTCCAACGACGAACACGTCGTCGAGGAATGA
- a CDS encoding MFS transporter produces the protein MKRWFWLLAATTPVAFIASVTWYGAFTFANAYMIRGLGASNAQWTRATLAMSGGMMFWYVLTMELSAVFGRRRTATLGAAIASFAYVSLPLAHDVGVVSVLLALMGFGTAGYLVAWLPYVTHVGGERPARALTGASIVYNLVSAIMIFALGPALQEARFRLTFFSTGGLCLACVVAFHFAARHLEKRVAASGCGEDKEEHAEAPLSLLKLQWHNVRELMYSAFPMVLLLGICSAPFAFHTSNQLFPNLARDVYHFREDSIARLVALARLPAMLMMFLVSPVIDRLNLVRFYGISLFADGLLIAAIALSHSAWVASGAYLLFYTSHGLVWAFALPAINVCVRPRLRDSAFTLTAVFEIVGVFFAGLLHNRLIEMGGSLALVFIVCGTIVCLSGVLLLGYSYSAHARGNGSRNGP, from the coding sequence ATGAAACGCTGGTTCTGGCTGCTGGCGGCCACAACGCCTGTCGCCTTCATCGCATCGGTAACCTGGTACGGCGCGTTCACGTTTGCCAACGCGTACATGATTCGCGGGTTGGGTGCATCGAATGCCCAGTGGACCCGCGCCACCCTCGCCATGTCGGGGGGCATGATGTTCTGGTACGTGCTCACCATGGAGTTGTCGGCCGTTTTCGGCAGACGCCGGACAGCCACCCTGGGCGCGGCGATAGCATCCTTTGCATACGTCTCTCTGCCGTTGGCGCACGATGTGGGGGTGGTGTCGGTGCTTCTGGCGCTGATGGGGTTTGGCACCGCCGGGTATCTGGTCGCGTGGCTGCCTTACGTGACCCACGTGGGGGGCGAGCGTCCTGCGCGCGCGCTGACCGGAGCGTCGATCGTCTACAACCTGGTTTCCGCGATTATGATCTTCGCGCTTGGACCCGCGCTGCAGGAAGCGCGGTTCCGCTTGACCTTCTTCTCAACCGGCGGGCTCTGTCTTGCCTGCGTCGTCGCATTTCATTTTGCCGCGCGCCATTTGGAGAAACGTGTTGCCGCGAGCGGATGTGGCGAAGACAAAGAGGAGCATGCGGAGGCGCCCCTGAGCCTGCTGAAGCTACAATGGCACAACGTGCGCGAGTTGATGTACAGCGCGTTCCCGATGGTGTTGCTTCTGGGCATTTGTTCCGCGCCGTTCGCGTTCCATACATCAAACCAGCTGTTCCCGAATCTGGCGCGCGATGTCTACCACTTTCGGGAAGACTCGATCGCCCGTCTGGTGGCGCTCGCGCGCCTGCCAGCCATGCTGATGATGTTTCTCGTCTCCCCCGTCATTGACCGGCTCAACCTCGTGCGCTTCTACGGCATCTCTCTGTTCGCCGATGGACTGCTCATCGCCGCCATCGCCCTCTCGCATAGCGCATGGGTCGCAAGCGGGGCCTATTTGCTGTTTTACACGTCCCACGGGTTGGTGTGGGCGTTCGCGCTGCCGGCGATCAACGTCTGCGTCCGGCCCCGGCTTCGGGATTCGGCTTTCACTCTCACCGCCGTGTTCGAAATCGTGGGCGTGTTTTTCGCGGGGTTGCTTCACAATCGTCTCATTGAGATGGGCGGAAGCCTAGCGCTTGTATTCATCGTGTGCGGGACCATCGTGTGCCTCTCTGGCGTATTGCTGCTTGGATATTCCTACTCGGCCCACGCTCGCGGGAATGGTTCTCGAAATGGACCTTGA
- a CDS encoding polysaccharide lyase family protein: MNETLKTRLMSLVLASVAMGACLLAAAEPVLLWEIGSRDNDTQDLALGRDRYAEFSEDPFFVVGQSDAAAVWPYCHPGPQDAWAGNRQHAFTIVFGLATVPTEPSKLILDFADAHPGAPPVMRVDVNGHQTDLRLRGGAGDAAIFGDVSQARETVHELPVPPDHLRAGANRIAITSVGGSWALYDWIGFEAPAGTQVTPIEGATALVVAQTGGVLTRDGAGALFQPIKVNVIHLGEPRDVQLAIEGLEQRQVSLEAGTHWVDLLAPAVGQPRSLKIALLHNGEVLDQMETLLEPVRKWEVHILHHTHLDIGYTHVQTEVMTRQWEHLEKAIELARATRDYPEGARFKWLPEGLWAVDGYLGQASGEQRNALIEAVKNGSIGLDALYGHELTALCRPEELLELTYCARNLSQKYGLTIDTAMITDVPGYTWGIVPVLAQSGVRYFGIGPNRGHRIGFTLSEWGDKPSYWVSPSGRERILFWVAGEGYSLFHDAPMRDGSRILASLERLEAKNYPYDITYIRYNIGGDNGPPDEGLCDFVRDWNETYAYPKLIISTPRECFEAFEQRYGSQLPEIRGDFTPYWEDGAASSARETAINRASAERLVQANALWAMLRDPADYPAERFHDAWRDVVLYDEHTWGAHNSITEPESDFVKQQWAIKQAFALEGERKSGALLDEACDVVRAAGATVEAVRVFNTCSWERTGMVTVPAKGLPEGDLLAHRGNREITPSQRLSNGDFVFIARKVPPFGSVDYRIEKASGYSIKHNMRIEGATLENRELALTVDSESGTIASLRKTLGRFQDEYVDDAAEAGLGAYIYVEGRDPANRKPAGPATLTVKENGPVMVSLLMESSAPGCRSLKREVRLIQDVPYAELIVTMDRENVYNQEAVHLAFPFSVAGSTIRIDTPWAPVEVEKDQLKGACKNYLTVQRWVDVSNDDFGVTLAPIDAPLIEIGKITNDPRVVGWREVIEPSSLVYSYAMNNYWETNYKASQEGVTTFRYAVLPHDGSFKEDRAMRFGVEASQPLVAVPVKPGGPAPEPFLRVKPEHVLVTNLKPSDDGTGWIARLYAASTEPQTARLGGKVTSFGEMHGSNLNEEAQTALQDVVGVPPQGMVTVRVNRD, translated from the coding sequence ATGAACGAAACCCTCAAAACCCGCCTGATGTCACTTGTGCTCGCGTCAGTCGCCATGGGAGCCTGTCTGCTGGCGGCGGCGGAACCGGTTCTTCTGTGGGAAATCGGCAGCCGCGACAACGATACACAGGACCTCGCCCTCGGTCGCGACCGGTACGCCGAGTTCAGCGAAGACCCTTTCTTCGTGGTTGGGCAATCCGATGCGGCCGCTGTCTGGCCGTACTGCCATCCGGGCCCGCAAGACGCCTGGGCTGGCAACCGTCAACACGCGTTCACGATCGTGTTCGGGCTGGCCACGGTTCCCACGGAGCCTTCCAAGCTGATTCTGGATTTCGCCGATGCCCACCCCGGAGCGCCGCCGGTGATGAGAGTGGATGTGAACGGGCACCAGACGGACCTTCGCCTGCGCGGCGGGGCCGGTGACGCGGCCATCTTCGGTGATGTGTCGCAAGCCCGTGAGACGGTGCACGAGCTCCCTGTGCCGCCCGACCACTTGCGAGCTGGAGCAAACCGGATCGCGATCACCAGTGTTGGCGGAAGCTGGGCGCTCTACGACTGGATAGGGTTCGAGGCCCCCGCAGGGACGCAGGTAACGCCCATCGAAGGCGCCACGGCGCTGGTTGTTGCCCAGACGGGCGGCGTCTTGACAAGAGACGGGGCAGGCGCCCTGTTTCAGCCCATAAAGGTCAACGTGATACATCTGGGCGAACCCCGCGATGTGCAGCTCGCCATCGAGGGGCTGGAACAACGGCAGGTGTCCCTTGAAGCGGGCACGCACTGGGTGGATTTGCTCGCGCCCGCCGTTGGGCAGCCGCGTTCCCTGAAGATCGCCCTGCTCCACAACGGGGAGGTACTGGACCAGATGGAGACGCTGCTCGAGCCCGTGCGCAAGTGGGAAGTGCACATTCTGCACCACACGCATCTCGATATCGGCTACACGCACGTTCAAACCGAAGTGATGACGCGGCAGTGGGAACATCTCGAGAAAGCCATCGAACTCGCGCGGGCTACCCGAGACTATCCGGAAGGCGCCAGGTTCAAGTGGCTGCCTGAGGGACTGTGGGCCGTTGACGGGTACCTCGGGCAAGCCTCCGGCGAGCAGAGAAATGCCTTGATCGAGGCCGTGAAGAACGGCTCGATAGGCCTCGATGCCCTCTACGGCCACGAACTGACGGCGCTGTGCCGTCCCGAAGAGCTTCTGGAACTCACCTACTGCGCGAGGAATCTCTCTCAGAAGTATGGGCTGACCATCGACACGGCGATGATCACCGATGTTCCGGGATATACATGGGGCATCGTGCCCGTATTGGCCCAAAGCGGCGTGCGCTACTTTGGAATAGGGCCGAACCGGGGACATCGCATCGGGTTTACACTCTCTGAGTGGGGAGACAAGCCGTCTTACTGGGTCTCTCCGTCCGGGCGCGAACGCATCTTGTTCTGGGTTGCGGGCGAGGGGTATTCGCTCTTCCATGATGCCCCGATGCGCGACGGCAGCCGCATCCTGGCCTCTCTCGAGCGCCTGGAAGCAAAGAACTATCCCTACGACATCACCTATATCCGGTACAACATTGGCGGGGACAACGGTCCGCCCGACGAAGGCTTGTGCGACTTCGTCCGCGACTGGAACGAGACCTATGCCTATCCGAAGCTCATCATCAGCACTCCGCGCGAGTGTTTCGAGGCCTTCGAGCAGCGTTATGGCAGCCAGTTGCCCGAAATCCGCGGCGATTTCACTCCATATTGGGAGGACGGCGCGGCCTCGTCGGCGCGGGAAACCGCTATCAACCGCGCGTCGGCTGAGCGGCTGGTACAAGCCAACGCGCTCTGGGCAATGCTGCGCGACCCGGCCGACTATCCGGCCGAACGGTTTCACGACGCCTGGCGCGATGTCGTGCTTTACGATGAGCACACGTGGGGCGCCCACAACAGCATTACCGAGCCGGAATCCGATTTCGTCAAGCAACAGTGGGCCATCAAACAGGCCTTTGCACTCGAGGGGGAGCGCAAGTCGGGCGCACTCCTTGATGAAGCGTGCGACGTTGTCCGGGCCGCGGGGGCAACTGTCGAGGCTGTCCGTGTGTTCAACACATGCTCGTGGGAACGTACGGGCATGGTCACGGTTCCCGCGAAAGGTCTTCCTGAAGGCGACCTGCTGGCGCACAGGGGCAATCGGGAGATCACCCCTTCGCAACGGCTCAGTAACGGGGATTTCGTATTCATCGCCCGCAAAGTGCCACCCTTTGGAAGTGTCGACTACCGCATCGAGAAGGCCAGCGGCTATTCGATCAAACACAACATGCGCATCGAAGGCGCCACGCTTGAAAACCGCGAACTGGCGCTTACGGTCGATTCCGAGAGCGGAACCATTGCCAGCCTTCGCAAAACCCTTGGGCGTTTTCAGGATGAGTACGTTGATGACGCCGCCGAAGCGGGCCTTGGGGCATATATCTATGTAGAGGGACGCGACCCTGCTAACCGGAAGCCCGCCGGCCCCGCCACCCTCACGGTGAAAGAGAACGGGCCGGTGATGGTCTCGTTGCTGATGGAGTCTTCCGCGCCCGGATGCCGCAGCCTCAAACGGGAGGTGCGGCTCATTCAGGATGTACCCTACGCCGAACTCATCGTAACCATGGACCGGGAGAACGTCTACAACCAGGAGGCGGTTCACCTCGCCTTCCCGTTCAGCGTTGCCGGCTCCACGATCCGGATAGACACGCCATGGGCTCCGGTCGAGGTCGAGAAGGACCAGTTGAAGGGCGCCTGCAAGAACTACCTGACCGTGCAGCGCTGGGTCGATGTCTCGAACGACGACTTCGGAGTCACGCTGGCGCCAATCGACGCCCCCCTCATCGAGATCGGGAAGATCACCAACGATCCCCGTGTGGTCGGCTGGCGTGAGGTGATCGAGCCATCGTCGCTCGTGTACTCGTACGCCATGAACAACTATTGGGAGACCAACTACAAGGCTTCGCAGGAAGGCGTCACAACCTTTCGGTACGCGGTCCTGCCGCACGACGGTTCCTTCAAGGAAGACCGGGCCATGCGGTTCGGCGTGGAAGCGAGTCAGCCTCTTGTCGCGGTCCCGGTGAAGCCCGGGGGCCCGGCGCCGGAACCGTTTCTTCGTGTAAAGCCGGAGCACGTGCTCGTGACCAATCTTAAACCCAGCGACGATGGAACGGGCTGGATTGCTCGCTTGTATGCCGCGTCCACAGAGCCTCAAACAGCGCGGCTGGGCGGAAAGGTCACCTCGTTTGGTGAAATGCATGGGAGCAACCTGAACGAAGAGGCGCAGACGGCGCTCCAAGATGTTGTCGGCGTGCCCCCCCAAGGGATGGTGACGGTTCGTGTCAATCGAGATTGA
- a CDS encoding uroporphyrinogen decarboxylase family protein — protein MTSRERVRAALNHTEPDRVPVDLSGHRSSGISAIAYPKLRAFLGLPPRPVRVYDPVQQLAVVDADVLDRFGVDTIELGRGFALDDADWADWTLPDGSPCQMPAWALPEREPGRWVIHSKSGRVIAQMPNGAMYFEAAHYPFYEKDDLDAIPEAMSENMWCAVASPPGPLVAGPGGTEKLAEGARKLRASTKRAIIGLFGGNLLEMGQFLYRNDRFLMMLAGEPGRVHAFLDRVVEIHLANLEAFLGAVGKYIDVILFGDDLGMQSGPQMSPAMYREYFKPRHELLWTRAKELADVKVMLHCCGGVRELMPDLIEAGLDAINPVQISCKGMDASGLKRDFGKDMVFWGGGCDTQQVLPNGTPGEVARHVREQVAALKSGGGFVFQQVHNILANVPPASIAAMFDAVNES, from the coding sequence ATGACTTCGCGCGAACGTGTCCGGGCAGCACTGAACCATACCGAGCCTGACCGTGTGCCGGTTGACCTCTCTGGCCACCGCTCCTCGGGCATCTCGGCCATCGCCTATCCCAAGCTTCGGGCCTTTCTCGGGTTGCCGCCGAGGCCTGTCCGGGTATACGACCCCGTCCAGCAGCTCGCGGTCGTCGACGCCGACGTGTTGGACCGCTTTGGCGTCGATACGATCGAGCTGGGGCGCGGCTTTGCGCTGGATGATGCGGACTGGGCGGACTGGACGCTTCCGGACGGCTCGCCCTGCCAGATGCCCGCATGGGCGCTGCCGGAACGGGAACCCGGCCGCTGGGTCATCCACTCAAAGTCGGGACGGGTTATCGCCCAGATGCCAAATGGCGCCATGTATTTCGAGGCCGCACACTATCCCTTCTACGAAAAAGACGACCTTGACGCCATCCCCGAGGCCATGAGTGAGAACATGTGGTGCGCGGTTGCGTCTCCTCCGGGTCCTTTGGTGGCGGGGCCGGGCGGGACGGAGAAACTGGCGGAAGGAGCACGGAAACTTCGCGCAAGCACCAAACGGGCCATCATCGGATTGTTCGGAGGCAACTTGCTGGAAATGGGGCAGTTTCTGTATCGGAACGACCGGTTCCTGATGATGCTTGCGGGAGAGCCCGGACGGGTGCATGCGTTTCTCGACCGTGTCGTCGAGATACATCTGGCGAATCTCGAGGCGTTTCTGGGGGCTGTAGGCAAGTATATCGACGTTATCCTCTTTGGCGACGATCTCGGCATGCAGTCGGGACCTCAGATGTCGCCCGCCATGTACCGGGAATACTTCAAGCCCCGTCATGAACTCTTGTGGACCCGTGCCAAGGAATTGGCCGATGTCAAGGTGATGCTTCATTGTTGCGGAGGAGTCCGCGAGCTGATGCCTGATTTGATCGAGGCGGGGTTGGACGCCATCAATCCCGTACAAATCTCCTGCAAGGGAATGGATGCCAGCGGTCTCAAACGCGATTTTGGAAAGGACATGGTGTTCTGGGGAGGCGGTTGCGATACGCAACAGGTACTGCCGAACGGCACGCCTGGCGAGGTGGCGCGGCACGTCCGCGAACAGGTCGCCGCGTTGAAATCGGGGGGCGGTTTCGTGTTTCAACAGGTGCATAATATCCTGGCCAATGTGCCCCCCGCGAGCATCGCCGCCATGTTCGACGCTGTCAACGAATCGTAA